Proteins encoded by one window of Marixanthomonas sp. SCSIO 43207:
- a CDS encoding DUF4249 domain-containing protein, whose product MKKTLLLIVCLGIFFSCEDVIDVDLNEGKPRLVIDAEIVKGYESNTSIARVKLSTTVPFFDSEINLVNNATVTITDQNGMVYTLENSSNGFYTYQDIDPQPNTDYTLEVIYNNETYTATEQLQPVVPLEFVEQRNDGGFDGETIELKAFFTDPADEQNNYFFEGISSKGNVYDTFNDKFFNGNSIFGLYVNEDIEPGDSVTFYLYGVDEQFYNYMFILLQQGSDDTGGPFETQPATVRGNIINETTPENYPFGYFRISETSILSYTVQ is encoded by the coding sequence ATGAAAAAAACGCTATTACTTATAGTCTGTCTCGGCATCTTTTTTTCTTGTGAAGATGTTATTGATGTTGACTTAAATGAAGGAAAACCAAGACTCGTTATCGATGCAGAAATTGTAAAAGGATATGAATCTAATACCTCAATAGCTCGTGTAAAGCTAAGCACAACGGTTCCTTTTTTTGATTCTGAAATAAATCTTGTAAACAATGCAACCGTAACAATCACTGACCAAAACGGAATGGTCTATACACTAGAGAACTCATCAAATGGCTTTTATACTTATCAAGATATTGATCCACAACCAAACACAGATTACACATTAGAAGTTATTTACAACAATGAAACGTATACAGCTACAGAGCAACTACAACCCGTTGTACCTTTGGAGTTTGTAGAGCAAAGAAATGACGGTGGGTTTGATGGAGAAACAATTGAGCTCAAAGCATTTTTTACAGATCCTGCAGATGAACAAAACAACTACTTTTTTGAAGGAATATCTTCAAAAGGGAATGTTTATGACACCTTTAACGATAAGTTTTTTAACGGAAATTCAATCTTTGGTTTGTATGTAAATGAAGATATTGAGCCGGGAGATTCGGTGACATTTTACCTGTATGGAGTAGACGAACAGTTTTACAATTATATGTTTATTTTACTTCAGCAAGGAAGCGATGATACAGGCGGACCTTTTGAAACCCAGCCTGCTACTGTGAGAGGAAACATTATCAATGAAACCACTCCCGAAAACTATCCTTTTGGTTATTTCAGAATTTCTGAAACCTCTATTTTAAGCTATACAGTTCAATGA
- a CDS encoding hybrid sensor histidine kinase/response regulator transcription factor — MNKLGGYKVVFFIMLCVIFTKKVTAQNDAILPKQIFFRELTVDNGLSQNSVVSIAQDSTGFMWFATQDGLNKYDGKTFTHYERQFEDVTRPTFSKLGKVYVDKDGHLWIISISGKLEKFNEAQNTFSHINTIKDVSTIFQTSEKNYFIGTYGNGIYKVNSATKDTTQILSSKYKLFDIYDITEIENDLLIATSEGVLKVSKNTLDVSFVDETQSISFSSISIDKNATIYAASFGNGLYLKRKNDKEFSKFLGFDDSAFLENLNIQDILVDSQDRLWVATYGNGAYLINFNNETINHFIANKNDPYALHYNDVLSIYEDFTETIWLGTDGAGLSYYDRHLVKFNVLTNRQTPPTIHVDVVRSIVVKNDIMWLGTSGKGLTKIDQKNKKYKTYTAENSTLAGNRVMSLLLDGNNLWIGHQNEGLQLIDQNENFKTFSETKGLTIWKVSKKSNDELWLCTRSKGLLVFNIKTGIISSYNTENSGLTTNNIRTIAQGNNQTLWVGTENDGLFKLNLSTNEMIKIEKIPDNIKCLYYSNNLLWVGTNGNGLKLYNISEKNVVKYTKENGLPNNVIYGILPDDNTNLWLSSNKGLTKISIDANYNATLENYNNYDGLQAFEFNTGAYFIDEKGTLYFGGLNGINWFQPNQLSFNPKKPKTVITGLKVFNEKTEMKQDKSFQHNQNTFTFSFSSLHYSQPERNQYKYRLINNDEDWISSGNNNEAHYTNLPPNEYSFQVISSNYDGVWNNKPATYSFSILKPWYTSNLAVLFYCIALLAIIYGIYAYLKWRWNVKNQLRLEHEETERLKKIDELKTRLYTNISHEIRTPLTLISGPVENQLKKKHLSQTDISDLNLIKHNSNRLLQLVNQMLDLSLVDSGELKLSVKEGNLSVLLKQIISSFKYKAESSDLLIESKVNGLQKCWFDKDVIEKIISNLITNAIKYSPYKSKISIEAYENHGFVHFSITNNKGDLNIKNIDQLFERFYQTNSSKEGVGIGLSLVKELIKLSKGTITAEALSENTISFLIKIPITEESFAEYEKFKINNTENTEIKTPKYNLKSNEKPVLLVVEDNDDVREFIVSNFSKNYTVIEAENGQIGVKLTKKHLPSLIISDIMMPIMDGIELCNIIKNEELTSHIPVILLTAKVGEENEIKGFKTGADAYITKPFGIEKLHVRVQKLIESRQKLKKHFNKTFELNPKLAITSTETEFLNRMQEVLDKHITDPELTSEQLSKFMNMSRTQLHRKLTSILGLNTTAFIRSQRLKLACKLLRSSDATTSEIAYQVGFSSPSYFTKCFKEAYSCTPSEFIIRNKSV, encoded by the coding sequence ATGAATAAATTGGGAGGTTATAAGGTTGTTTTTTTCATAATGCTATGCGTTATCTTTACTAAAAAGGTAACAGCTCAAAATGATGCTATACTACCTAAACAAATTTTCTTTAGAGAATTAACGGTAGATAATGGTCTGTCACAAAATAGTGTAGTAAGTATAGCTCAAGATAGCACAGGGTTTATGTGGTTTGCCACACAAGATGGTTTAAACAAATATGACGGAAAAACTTTTACACATTATGAACGTCAATTTGAAGATGTAACTAGGCCCACCTTTAGTAAACTAGGAAAAGTTTATGTTGATAAAGATGGTCATTTATGGATTATTTCTATTTCAGGAAAACTGGAAAAATTTAATGAAGCTCAAAACACATTTTCCCATATAAATACTATAAAAGATGTAAGTACCATTTTTCAAACTTCAGAAAAGAATTACTTTATAGGAACGTATGGTAATGGTATTTATAAAGTTAATTCAGCTACAAAAGATACCACACAAATTCTATCTTCAAAATATAAGTTATTTGATATTTATGATATTACAGAAATAGAAAACGATCTGCTCATTGCTACTTCTGAAGGGGTTTTAAAAGTATCAAAAAACACACTTGATGTTTCTTTTGTAGATGAAACACAATCCATTTCATTTAGTTCTATATCAATTGATAAAAACGCTACTATTTATGCTGCCAGTTTTGGTAATGGATTGTATTTAAAAAGAAAAAACGATAAAGAGTTTTCAAAGTTTTTAGGCTTTGATGACAGTGCTTTTCTTGAAAACCTAAACATTCAAGACATTCTTGTTGATAGTCAAGATAGACTTTGGGTTGCTACCTATGGTAATGGTGCTTATTTAATCAACTTTAATAATGAAACCATAAATCACTTTATAGCAAATAAAAATGATCCTTATGCGCTTCATTATAACGATGTTTTATCTATTTATGAAGATTTTACAGAAACAATTTGGTTAGGAACAGATGGTGCCGGCCTGAGTTATTATGATAGGCATTTGGTAAAATTTAATGTATTGACCAACCGTCAAACTCCGCCTACAATACACGTTGATGTAGTAAGAAGTATTGTGGTAAAAAATGACATTATGTGGTTAGGTACTTCAGGAAAAGGCTTAACAAAAATTGATCAAAAGAATAAAAAGTATAAAACCTACACTGCAGAAAACTCGACATTAGCAGGAAATCGGGTTATGAGCCTATTACTTGATGGTAATAACCTATGGATTGGTCATCAAAATGAAGGATTACAGTTAATTGACCAAAATGAAAATTTTAAAACGTTCTCAGAAACAAAAGGATTAACAATTTGGAAAGTTTCAAAAAAAAGTAATGATGAGTTATGGCTTTGTACACGAAGTAAAGGACTTCTGGTTTTTAATATTAAAACAGGCATTATTTCTAGCTATAATACAGAAAATTCAGGATTAACAACTAATAACATACGTACAATTGCTCAAGGAAATAATCAAACACTTTGGGTTGGTACAGAAAACGATGGGCTTTTTAAGCTTAATCTCTCTACCAATGAAATGATAAAAATTGAAAAAATACCTGACAATATAAAATGTCTGTATTATAGTAATAATTTATTGTGGGTAGGAACCAATGGTAATGGATTAAAGCTTTATAATATTTCAGAAAAAAATGTTGTTAAATACACAAAAGAGAATGGTTTACCCAATAATGTAATTTATGGCATTTTACCTGATGATAACACCAATTTATGGTTAAGTAGTAATAAAGGATTAACAAAAATTTCTATAGATGCAAATTATAACGCAACACTTGAAAACTACAATAACTATGATGGTTTACAAGCTTTTGAATTTAATACCGGAGCCTATTTTATAGATGAAAAAGGAACATTATATTTTGGAGGACTTAATGGAATAAATTGGTTTCAGCCCAATCAATTATCTTTTAATCCTAAAAAACCAAAAACAGTAATCACCGGCTTAAAAGTTTTTAATGAAAAAACCGAAATGAAACAAGATAAATCATTTCAGCATAACCAAAATACATTTACCTTCTCTTTTTCTTCACTTCATTACTCACAACCAGAGCGTAACCAATATAAGTATCGATTAATCAACAATGATGAAGACTGGATTTCTTCCGGAAATAATAATGAAGCACATTATACCAATTTACCGCCAAATGAATATTCTTTTCAGGTAATTTCGAGTAATTATGATGGAGTTTGGAATAACAAACCAGCTACCTATTCATTTTCAATATTAAAACCTTGGTATACTTCAAATCTAGCAGTACTATTCTATTGTATAGCACTATTAGCAATAATTTATGGTATTTACGCCTATCTCAAATGGCGATGGAATGTAAAAAATCAATTACGCCTTGAACACGAAGAAACTGAACGATTAAAAAAAATTGATGAATTAAAAACACGGCTTTATACAAATATTTCACACGAGATTAGAACACCATTAACTTTAATTTCGGGGCCAGTAGAAAATCAACTTAAGAAAAAACACCTATCTCAAACAGATATAAGTGATTTAAACCTAATAAAGCATAACTCAAATAGGCTATTACAATTGGTCAATCAAATGCTTGATTTATCATTGGTTGATTCTGGTGAATTAAAGCTATCTGTAAAAGAAGGCAATCTTTCAGTGTTGTTAAAGCAAATTATCAGTTCATTTAAATATAAAGCAGAATCCAGTGACCTACTTATTGAAAGTAAAGTTAATGGGTTACAAAAATGTTGGTTTGATAAAGATGTGATTGAAAAGATTATTTCAAACTTAATCACAAATGCTATAAAATACAGTCCCTATAAATCTAAAATTTCAATCGAAGCATATGAAAATCATGGTTTTGTTCATTTTTCAATTACTAATAATAAAGGTGACTTGAACATTAAGAACATTGATCAATTATTCGAAAGATTTTATCAAACTAATTCGTCAAAAGAAGGAGTTGGCATAGGTTTATCATTGGTAAAAGAACTAATTAAACTATCAAAAGGCACCATTACTGCTGAAGCACTTTCAGAAAATACTATTTCATTTTTGATTAAAATTCCAATAACTGAAGAATCTTTTGCCGAATATGAAAAATTCAAAATAAATAATACTGAAAATACAGAAATTAAAACACCTAAGTATAATTTAAAATCAAATGAAAAACCGGTTTTATTAGTAGTTGAAGATAATGATGATGTAAGAGAGTTTATTGTTTCAAATTTTTCTAAAAATTATACTGTTATTGAAGCCGAAAATGGACAAATAGGTGTTAAGTTGACAAAAAAACATCTACCTAGTCTAATAATTAGTGACATTATGATGCCAATTATGGATGGCATTGAACTTTGCAACATTATAAAAAATGAAGAACTTACTAGCCACATACCTGTTATTCTCTTAACAGCAAAAGTAGGAGAAGAAAATGAAATTAAAGGTTTCAAAACGGGCGCAGATGCTTATATAACTAAGCCTTTTGGTATTGAAAAACTTCATGTTAGAGTTCAAAAATTAATTGAAAGTAGACAAAAATTAAAAAAGCATTTTAATAAAACGTTTGAGCTTAATCCTAAGTTAGCAATTACATCAACTGAAACAGAATTTTTAAACCGTATGCAGGAGGTTCTAGACAAACATATTACAGATCCAGAACTTACTAGTGAGCAGCTTTCAAAATTTATGAATATGAGTAGAACACAATTACATCGTAAATTAACATCAATTTTAGGTCTTAACACTACAGCTTTTATTCGCTCCCAAAGATTAAAATTGGCTTGTAAATTATTAAGAAGCTCAGATGCTACCACATCAGAAATTGCTTATCAAGTTGGCTTTAGTTCTCCATCTTATTTTACTAAATGCTTTAAAGAAGCATATAGTTGTACACCTAGTGAATTTATTATAAGAAATAAAAGTGTATAG
- a CDS encoding DUF6095 family protein: MRETNQKHTNKKFLIKGLKRLLIALPLLVLTTYIFTFAFINKEVISLYLILPLAFISMGATIYLLFNGIQWILKSLFGEKNS; the protein is encoded by the coding sequence TTGAGAGAAACCAATCAAAAACATACAAATAAAAAATTTTTAATTAAGGGATTAAAACGACTTTTAATTGCACTTCCACTATTAGTTTTAACTACCTATATTTTTACTTTTGCTTTTATAAATAAAGAAGTCATTTCTTTATATCTTATTCTTCCACTTGCTTTTATTTCAATGGGTGCAACTATTTACCTTCTTTTTAATGGAATACAATGGATATTGAAATCACTCTTTGGTGAAAAAAATTCATAA
- the thrS gene encoding threonine--tRNA ligase — translation MIRITLPDGSVKEFEAGVTPMDVAKSISEGLARNVISASFNKETLETTTPLTEDGNLILYTWKDDEGKKAFWHSSAHILAQALEELYPGIKLTIGPAIENGFYYDVDFGDHPVSEKDLPAIEKKMLEIARGKHEFSMRETSKADALTYYKEQNNEYKVELIENLEDGTITFCDHDTFTDLCRGGHIPNTGIVKAVKLMSIAGAYWRGDENNTQLTRIYGISFPKQKELKEYLHLLEEAKKRDHRKLGKELELFTFSQKVGQGLPLWLPKGAALRERLENFLKKAQKKAGYEMVVSPHIGQKELYVTSGHYAKYGEDSFQPIKTPSEDEEFLLKPMNCPHHCEIYKSKPWSYKDLPKRFAEFGTVYRYEQSGELHGLTRVRGFTQDDAHIFCTPDQLDQEFKNVIDLVLYVFGSLGFENFTAQVSLRDPEKPEKYIGDLENWDKAENAIINAAKEKGLNYVVETGEAAFYGPKLDFMVKDALGRSWQLGTIQVDYTLPERFDLNYKGSDNEQHRPIMIHRAPFGSLERFIAILLEHTGGNFPLWLMPEQVAILSLSEKYEKYAQKVLNLLENNEIRALVDNRSETIGKKIRESEMNKIPYMLIVGEQEATDGTVSVRKHSEGDLGIMTVEEFSELINKEIENNIVDFNNV, via the coding sequence ATGATACGTATTACCTTACCAGACGGAAGTGTAAAAGAATTTGAGGCTGGTGTTACACCTATGGATGTAGCAAAAAGCATAAGCGAAGGATTAGCTAGAAATGTAATTTCTGCATCTTTCAATAAAGAAACATTAGAAACAACCACGCCTCTTACTGAAGATGGCAACCTAATTTTATATACTTGGAAAGATGACGAAGGAAAAAAAGCTTTTTGGCATTCTTCTGCACATATTCTTGCACAAGCATTGGAAGAGTTATACCCAGGTATTAAACTTACTATAGGACCTGCTATTGAAAATGGCTTTTATTATGATGTAGACTTTGGTGATCATCCTGTTTCTGAAAAAGATTTACCCGCTATTGAAAAAAAGATGCTCGAAATTGCAAGAGGAAAACACGAATTTTCAATGCGAGAAACTAGCAAGGCAGATGCACTTACATACTATAAGGAACAAAACAATGAGTATAAAGTAGAATTAATAGAAAATCTAGAAGACGGAACTATCACCTTTTGTGATCACGATACTTTCACAGATTTATGTCGAGGGGGCCATATACCCAATACTGGGATCGTTAAAGCTGTAAAGTTAATGAGCATAGCAGGCGCCTATTGGCGAGGTGATGAAAACAATACCCAATTAACACGTATTTATGGCATTAGTTTTCCTAAACAAAAAGAGCTTAAAGAATATTTACACTTACTAGAGGAGGCTAAAAAACGTGATCACCGAAAACTTGGTAAAGAGCTAGAGTTATTTACCTTTTCACAAAAAGTAGGTCAAGGCTTACCATTGTGGCTTCCTAAAGGAGCAGCTTTAAGAGAACGATTAGAAAATTTCTTGAAAAAAGCCCAGAAAAAAGCAGGGTATGAAATGGTTGTATCACCCCATATAGGCCAAAAAGAATTATACGTAACTTCTGGTCATTATGCTAAATATGGTGAAGACAGCTTTCAACCTATAAAAACACCAAGTGAGGATGAAGAGTTTTTACTAAAACCTATGAACTGCCCTCATCATTGTGAAATATATAAAAGCAAACCATGGTCATATAAAGACTTACCAAAACGTTTTGCTGAATTTGGTACAGTGTATCGTTATGAACAAAGCGGTGAACTTCATGGCTTAACTCGTGTAAGAGGGTTTACGCAAGATGACGCACATATTTTTTGTACACCAGACCAGCTTGACCAAGAGTTTAAAAATGTTATTGACTTAGTACTATACGTTTTTGGATCACTAGGGTTTGAAAACTTTACAGCTCAAGTTTCATTACGTGATCCTGAAAAACCAGAAAAATATATAGGTGATTTAGAAAACTGGGACAAAGCCGAAAATGCAATAATCAATGCCGCTAAAGAAAAAGGATTAAACTATGTAGTTGAAACGGGCGAAGCTGCATTTTATGGTCCTAAGCTAGACTTTATGGTAAAAGACGCACTGGGTCGCAGCTGGCAATTAGGAACCATTCAAGTAGATTACACATTACCTGAACGTTTTGATTTAAATTATAAAGGAAGTGACAATGAGCAACACAGACCTATAATGATACATCGAGCACCCTTTGGAAGTTTAGAACGTTTTATAGCAATTTTACTAGAGCACACCGGAGGTAATTTCCCATTATGGCTTATGCCAGAGCAAGTTGCAATATTATCTTTAAGTGAAAAATATGAAAAATACGCTCAAAAAGTTTTAAATTTGCTTGAAAATAACGAAATTCGCGCCCTTGTGGACAATCGAAGTGAAACCATAGGTAAAAAAATTCGAGAGTCTGAGATGAATAAAATACCATATATGCTTATTGTTGGAGAACAAGAAGCAACAGATGGTACAGTTTCTGTAAGGAAACATAGTGAAGGAGACTTAGGAATTATGACAGTAGAAGAGTTTTCTGAATTAATTAACAAAGAAATTGAAAATAATATTGTAGATTTTAATAATGTTTAA
- a CDS encoding TonB-dependent receptor — MPTKNLKKKLFLFFLFFTTAITLSQEKFTISGTVSEQESGETLIGVNILIPSLQTGTTTNEYGYYSITLPEGEYEVYYSSLGFATQQTTISLSKNIKKDVFLQNDTETLDEVLIETDVEALNIRKPQMSINRLSAETIKKIPVVLGEKDVIKSIKLLPGVTGAGEGSSGFNVRGGAADQNLILLDEATLYNSDHLFGFFSVFNPDAIKDLTLYKGGIPARYGGRVSSVLDIYQKDGSKRKFGATGGIGAVASRLLLEGPIKKDTASFLVGGRSSYAHLFLPLFDNDNVAYFYDLNTKISYNLNKNNKLYLSGYFGRDVFDIADSFSNRFGNTTLNLRWNHLFSEKLFSNLSLIYSDYYYGLELSFVEFDFESGIRNFNLKYDFTHFISENIELRYGLNSIYYKFNPGDIKPTTETSGINPFKLTDKYAFENALYAETEIEVTDKLAIQAGLRLSTFNRLGQDELNIYANDNPIDYDENLDIYQKATPIDTVSFSRNKTIKRFANLEPRFSVAYQINETSSVKASYNRTAQYIHLISKTTSPTPFDIYAPSGKYIEPQLADQVAVGYFKKFDSYSFEIESFYKTVDNRLDYVDGADLIANNAVEQIILNGEARAYGAELLFRKNEGKLQGWIAYTLSKSEQRTPGRTPQEIGINNGDWYNSPWDKTHDISITAQYEWSKKWSFGANFIFQTGQPTTFPNGQYVYNDLVIPVYEQRNSSRLTNFHHLDLSATWTPKPDSKKRWKGEWVFSIYNVYNRMNAASISFRENTDINRNEAVRLSIFGIIPAVTYNFKF, encoded by the coding sequence ATGCCAACTAAAAACTTGAAAAAGAAACTATTCCTATTTTTTTTATTCTTTACTACTGCAATAACACTCAGTCAAGAAAAGTTTACCATTAGCGGTACGGTTTCAGAACAAGAAAGTGGTGAAACATTGATAGGTGTAAACATACTTATTCCTTCTTTACAAACCGGAACCACTACAAATGAATATGGATACTACTCCATCACACTTCCTGAAGGAGAATATGAAGTGTACTATAGTAGTTTGGGCTTTGCAACTCAGCAAACCACTATTTCACTTTCAAAAAATATTAAGAAGGATGTTTTTCTGCAAAATGATACAGAAACGCTCGACGAGGTTTTAATAGAAACCGATGTAGAAGCTCTTAACATAAGAAAACCACAGATGAGTATCAATCGTCTTTCTGCTGAAACGATTAAAAAAATTCCGGTGGTTTTAGGTGAAAAGGATGTTATTAAATCTATAAAACTACTTCCGGGTGTAACGGGAGCTGGTGAAGGCTCTAGCGGTTTTAATGTGCGAGGTGGTGCCGCAGACCAAAATTTAATTTTACTTGATGAAGCCACGCTCTACAACAGTGACCATTTATTTGGTTTTTTTTCAGTATTTAATCCAGATGCTATAAAAGATTTAACGCTTTACAAAGGTGGAATTCCAGCACGGTACGGTGGTAGAGTTTCATCGGTTTTAGATATTTATCAAAAAGATGGTAGCAAACGTAAATTTGGAGCTACCGGTGGTATTGGCGCCGTTGCAAGTAGACTTTTACTGGAAGGCCCTATAAAAAAAGATACTGCTTCTTTTTTAGTAGGTGGTCGTAGTAGTTATGCTCACTTATTTCTTCCATTGTTTGATAATGATAACGTAGCCTATTTTTATGACCTTAATACCAAAATAAGCTATAATCTTAATAAAAATAATAAGCTGTACTTATCTGGCTATTTTGGCAGAGATGTTTTTGATATAGCAGATAGTTTTTCAAATAGATTTGGAAATACAACCCTCAATTTACGATGGAATCATCTTTTTTCAGAAAAGCTGTTTTCAAATCTCTCATTAATCTATTCAGATTATTATTACGGATTAGAACTTAGTTTTGTTGAATTTGACTTTGAAAGTGGTATCAGAAATTTTAATTTAAAATATGATTTTACCCATTTTATTTCAGAAAACATAGAACTGCGTTATGGTTTAAACAGTATCTATTATAAATTTAACCCCGGAGATATAAAACCAACAACTGAAACTTCAGGTATTAATCCTTTTAAGCTAACTGATAAATATGCTTTTGAAAATGCACTCTATGCAGAAACTGAAATTGAAGTTACTGATAAGTTAGCTATTCAAGCCGGTTTACGCCTTTCAACATTTAATAGATTAGGACAAGATGAGTTGAATATTTATGCAAATGATAATCCTATTGATTATGATGAGAATCTAGATATTTATCAAAAAGCAACACCTATTGATACGGTTTCTTTCAGCAGAAATAAAACAATAAAACGTTTTGCCAATTTGGAACCTCGCTTTTCTGTTGCTTATCAAATTAATGAAACATCGTCTGTTAAAGCAAGTTATAATAGAACCGCGCAATATATTCATTTAATTAGCAAAACTACATCTCCTACTCCATTTGATATTTATGCTCCCAGCGGAAAGTATATCGAGCCTCAATTGGCAGATCAAGTGGCTGTGGGCTACTTTAAAAAGTTTGATTCATATTCTTTTGAAATAGAAAGTTTTTACAAAACAGTTGATAATAGATTGGATTATGTTGATGGAGCAGATTTAATTGCCAATAATGCTGTAGAACAGATTATTTTAAATGGCGAAGCAAGAGCTTATGGAGCAGAGTTGTTATTCAGAAAAAATGAAGGAAAACTGCAGGGCTGGATTGCTTACACATTATCAAAAAGTGAGCAACGCACACCAGGAAGAACACCTCAAGAAATAGGGATTAACAATGGTGATTGGTATAATTCGCCTTGGGACAAAACGCATGATATTTCAATTACGGCACAATATGAATGGTCAAAAAAATGGTCCTTTGGAGCAAATTTTATTTTTCAAACCGGTCAACCTACAACATTCCCAAACGGACAATACGTTTATAACGATCTAGTAATACCGGTTTATGAGCAAAGAAATAGCAGTAGGTTAACAAACTTTCATCACTTAGACCTTTCGGCCACATGGACACCAAAACCAGATTCAAAAAAGAGATGGAAGGGAGAATGGGTTTTTAGCATCTATAATGTGTATAATAGAATGAACGCAGCGTCAATTTCGTTTAGAGAAAACACAGATATTAATCGTAATGAAGCAGTACGATTATCTATTTTTGGGATTATTCCTGCGGTTACCTATAATTTTAAATTTTAG
- the murQ gene encoding N-acetylmuramic acid 6-phosphate etherase yields MTFKKITEADSKYNHLEKMSVSEIIHTINKEDKTVPLAVEKALPEITVLSEIVSEKIKNGGRLFYIGAGTSGRLGIVDASECPPTFGVPHGMVIGLIAGGDKAIRDAVEFAEDSTDQGWKDLQAHSISEKDIVIGIAASGTTPYVIGALKNCNANNITTGCITCNEGSPLATTAQFPVVVTVGPEFVTGSSRMKAGTAQKLVLNMISTAAMIQLGRVKGNKMVDMQLSNNKLVDRGTRMIMTELQIDEATASELLKKHGSVRNALKNFES; encoded by the coding sequence ATGACATTCAAAAAAATAACCGAAGCCGACTCTAAGTATAATCATCTAGAAAAGATGAGTGTTTCTGAAATCATTCATACTATAAATAAAGAAGATAAAACGGTTCCTTTGGCTGTAGAAAAAGCCCTTCCGGAAATCACAGTTCTATCTGAAATTGTTTCAGAAAAAATAAAAAATGGAGGTCGGTTATTTTACATTGGCGCTGGTACTAGCGGCCGCTTAGGAATTGTTGACGCTAGTGAGTGTCCGCCCACATTTGGTGTGCCACATGGGATGGTTATTGGCTTAATTGCCGGTGGTGATAAAGCTATTAGAGATGCTGTTGAATTTGCTGAAGATTCTACAGATCAAGGCTGGAAAGACTTACAAGCTCATAGTATTTCAGAAAAAGATATCGTTATTGGTATTGCTGCTTCTGGTACTACACCATATGTCATTGGAGCATTAAAAAACTGTAATGCAAACAATATTACTACAGGTTGCATCACGTGTAATGAAGGAAGTCCGTTAGCTACTACTGCCCAATTTCCTGTAGTTGTTACAGTAGGACCAGAATTTGTAACCGGAAGTTCAAGAATGAAAGCCGGAACTGCTCAAAAGCTTGTTTTAAATATGATTTCTACCGCTGCTATGATTCAATTGGGTCGCGTTAAGGGTAATAAAATGGTTGACATGCAGTTGAGCAATAATAAATTAGTTGATAGAGGTACGCGTATGATTATGACCGAGCTGCAGATTGATGAAGCTACCGCTTCAGAATTATTAAAAAAACACGGTAGTGTGCGCAATGCTTTAAAAAATTTTGAATCTTGA